One genomic window of Motacilla alba alba isolate MOTALB_02 chromosome 1, Motacilla_alba_V1.0_pri, whole genome shotgun sequence includes the following:
- the LOC119709016 gene encoding cystathionine beta-synthase-like, whose product MSSVMSLTISAAAKELSKKCPLVNGRAAGSHDSTWTLPNLPSKCTWTATMPASKSPHSCVPLTEEKKILPNILKKIGCTPMVQINKIGKSYGLKCELLAKCEYFNAGGSVKDRISLRMVEDAERAGIIKPGDTLIEPTSGNTGIGLALVAALKGYRCIIVLPEKMSMEKVDILKALGAEIVRTPCARFDAPESNIRVAWKLKSEIPNSHILDQYRNPSNPLAHYDTTAEEILEQCEGKVHMVVIGSGTGGTITGVARKLKEKCPECKIIGVDPDGSIVALPSEMNKSSTRTIEVEGIGHDFIPTVLDRSVVDQWYKSNDRDSFLMSRRLIREEGLLCGGSSGSAMSVAVRAAKDLQEGQRCVVILPDSVRNYMSKFVNDKWMIKNGFLNDAQEHKPWWWNLKVQKLNLSAPLILLPEVSCQKAIEILQEKGYDQAPVVAESGHILGMVTLSNTLSSVLDGNVEFSEPVTKVTYDQFSKIGLEDSLGKLSCILENDPFAIVVHEQMQFNGNGSSSTKQTVLGVVTAMDLLTFVSRNDKKQQSSSAAPAPPAGPDVPLSPNHLVKGASGPMQPVVSQNA is encoded by the exons ATGTCCAGCGTCATGTCTTTGACCATTTCTGCTGCAGCGAAG GAGCTGAGTAAGAAGTGTCCCCTGGTGaatggcagggctgcaggcagtcACGACAGCACCTGGACCCTTCCCAACCTGCCCAGTAAGTGCACATGGACAGCCACAATGCCTGCCAGCAAGTCTCCACACTCCTGTGTTCCCTT gacagaagaaaagaagatcTTGCCCAATATCCTCAAGAAAATTGGCTGCACCCCAATGGTCCAAATCAACAAGATTGGGAAGTCCTATGGGCTCAAGTGTGAGCTCT TGGCCAAGTGTGAGTACTTCAACGCGGGGGGCAGCGTGAAGGACCGCATCAGCCTCAGGATGGTGGAGGATGCAGAGAGAGCTGGCATTATCAAACCAGGAGACACCCTGATTGAACCCACTTCAGGAAACACag GGATTGGGCTGGCACTGGTGGCTGCTCTCAAGGGTTACCGCTGCATCATCGTCTTGCCAGAGAAAATGAGCATGGAGAAG GTGGATATTCTGAAGGCACTGGGTGCTGAGATCGTGAGGACGCCGTGCGCCCGCTTCGATGCCCCCGAGTCCAACATCCGTGTTGCCTGGAAGCTGAAAAGTGAAATCCCAAACTCTCACATCCTGGACCAG TACCGAAACCCGAGCAACCCCCTGGCTCACTACGACACCACGGCCGAGGAGATCCTGGAGCAGTGTGAAG GCAAGGTGCACATGGTGGTGATTGGGTCTGGCACAGGAGGAACCATCACTGGTGTCGCCaggaagctgaaggagaagTGCCCAGAGTGCAAG ATCATTGGCGTGGACCCTGATGGCTCCATCGTGGCCCTGCCCAGTGAGATGAACAAGAGCAGCACCAGAACCATCGAGGTGGAGGGCATTGGGCACGACTTCATCCCCACTGTCCTCGACAGATCC GTGGTCGATCAGTGGTACAAAAGCAACGACAGAGACTCGTTCCTCATGTCCCGCCGGCTGATCAGAGAGGAGGGCTTGTTGTGTG GTGGCAGCTCGGGCAGTGCCATGTCTGTGGCTGTGAGGGCTGCCAAGGACTTGCAGGAAGGCCAGCGCTGCGTTGTCATCCTGCCCGACTCCGTCCGCAACTACAT GTCCAAATTTGTGAATGATAAGTGGATGATAAAAAATGGGTTCCTAAATGACgcccaggagcacaagcctTG GTGGTGGAACCTCAAGGTGCAGAAACTGAATCTCTCGGCCCCTCTCATCCTCCTGCCAGAAGTCAGCTGTCAAAAGGCAATTGAGATCCTCCAGGAGAAGGGATATGACCAAGCTCCTGTTGTTGCTGAGTCAGG GCATATTTTGGGAATGGTGACCCTCAGCAAcaccctgagctctgtgctggatgGAAACGTGGAGTTCTCAGAGCCTGTCACCAAGGTCACCTACGACCAGTTCTCCAAG ATCGGCCTGGAGGACAGCCTTGGGAAGCTTTCCTGCATCCTGGAGAACGACCCCTTTGCTATCGTGGTGCACGAGCAGATGCAGT TCAATGGAAATGGCAGCTCCTCCACGAAGCAGACGGTGCTTGGTGTGGTCACAGCCATGGATCTCCTCACCTTTGTCAGCAGGAATgacaagaagcagcagagcagctcggCTGCCCCCGCTCCTCCAGCAGGTCCAGATGTGCCCCTGAGCCCAAACCACCTGGTCAAGGGAGCCTCTGGCCCAATGCAGCCAGTAGTTTCTCAAAATGCTTAG